In the bacterium genome, one interval contains:
- a CDS encoding amidohydrolase — translation MSLFDRYRVIDVDAHVTEPADVWTARVSSRWGDRVPHVERLGDKDVWMVAGRPVGAPGAYSMAGFDGTIPEFPDTYADCAPATYDAQARLAHLDREGLWAQVLYPNVGGFGSAGFLQLEEPALMLECVRAYNDFLIDWTSAAPRRLVPVMATPFWDVAAAVGEIARCAARGHRAVLFCSQPQAFGQPVLADRHWDPIWAAAQEAGLSISFHVGSGTIGGDIFDDPANMGIKTVFARNSANYFLENTRCIGDLTMGGVCHRFPRLRFVSVESGAGWIPFVLEAFDWQWTNGGAFREHPDYELRPSEYFRRQIFGCFWFEERGLATALELFPDNLLYETDFPHPTSMAPGPQSAASPPRAYAERALARAPEATVRKVLHDNAAALYGLQ, via the coding sequence ATGAGCCTGTTCGATCGCTACCGCGTCATCGACGTCGACGCGCACGTCACGGAGCCGGCCGACGTCTGGACGGCCCGCGTCTCCAGCCGCTGGGGCGACCGCGTGCCGCACGTCGAGCGCCTCGGCGACAAGGACGTGTGGATGGTCGCCGGACGTCCGGTCGGCGCCCCCGGCGCCTATTCGATGGCCGGCTTCGACGGCACCATTCCGGAGTTTCCCGACACCTACGCCGACTGCGCCCCGGCGACCTACGACGCGCAGGCGCGGCTGGCGCACCTCGATCGCGAGGGCCTGTGGGCGCAGGTGCTCTACCCGAACGTCGGCGGCTTCGGCTCCGCGGGCTTCCTGCAGCTCGAGGAACCGGCGCTGATGCTCGAGTGCGTGCGCGCCTACAACGACTTCCTGATCGACTGGACGAGCGCCGCGCCGCGGCGGCTGGTGCCGGTGATGGCGACGCCGTTCTGGGACGTCGCCGCCGCCGTCGGCGAGATCGCCCGCTGCGCCGCGCGCGGCCACCGGGCGGTGCTGTTCTGCAGCCAGCCGCAGGCGTTCGGGCAGCCGGTGCTCGCCGACCGCCACTGGGACCCGATCTGGGCCGCCGCCCAGGAGGCCGGGCTGTCGATCAGCTTCCACGTCGGCTCCGGCACCATCGGCGGCGACATCTTCGACGATCCCGCCAACATGGGCATCAAGACGGTGTTCGCGCGCAACTCCGCCAACTACTTCCTCGAGAACACCCGCTGCATCGGCGATCTCACCATGGGGGGCGTCTGCCACCGCTTCCCGCGCCTCCGCTTCGTCTCGGTCGAGAGCGGCGCCGGCTGGATTCCGTTCGTCCTCGAGGCCTTCGACTGGCAGTGGACCAACGGCGGCGCCTTCCGCGAGCATCCCGACTACGAGCTGCGGCCGAGCGAGTACTTCCGGCGCCAGATCTTCGGCTGCTTCTGGTTCGAGGAGAGGGGCCTCGCGACGGCGCTCGAGCTGTTCCCCGACAATCTCCTGTACGAGACCGACTTCCCGCACCCGACGTCGATGGCGCCGGGACCGCAGAGCGCCGCCTCGCCGCCGCGCGCCTACGCCGAGCGGGCGCTGGCGCGGGCGCCCGAGGCGACGGTGCGCAAGGTGCTGCACGACAACGCCGCCGCGCTGTACGGCCTGCAGTAA